A stretch of DNA from Besnoitia besnoiti strain Bb-Ger1 chromosome II, whole genome shotgun sequence:
CTTCCTGACACCGTAGAGGTATTCGACTAGAAAGAGGCGTCCAAGACAGACAGCCGTGGCGGTAGTCTGTCAGATGATAATACTCTAGAACAGCATGTGAGTAAAAATAGTGGCTAGCCCGGGCACCCCATGCCATATTATTACATGCAGATCACCACCATCGTGCTGATTAGAGCGCTAGTATCCGAATCATAGACACCCGAGACTGGGTCACAAGGCAACAGGCTCGTTCAATTGAACGTAGGCATGCGCGCAACAGAGGCAACCCGTGGCTGCGGAAAAATAAACCCTGCGTCGCTTGTGGACCCTGGAGACTTCGCGAACAAACGACTCAAAACATGCGTATTTTGAAATCGAACAAGACATCTGGGGAGCCTTGTCAGCACGTGTGAGACACACTTTGTTGCTATGCGTGTGAATACAAGCCCAGAACTGCAGTCACCGCAAGCAAGCCTGCTTGACTCTCCGCCTGTCTTCCTGAATACGTTTTGCGATGCCGCAAGGGCCGAATTATCACGGATCTACGTAGCCGCTCTGTCGCAGCGAGGCTCATGTTTTTTCGAGAGCTCATCGCTCTCGCATTTGGTGCCCGCGGAACGACTTCGACCCCTGGCACGGGCCGGGCTGCAGATTCACGCGCTCCGCCTGGGGGGGAGACGCTAGAGGGAGGGTTTTAGCATGCGTGAGCTCGTCCTTCCTTTAGTTTCGGCAACGGTGGTCAGGTCCCTGCGCACACTTGCCGAACTATCCGTGCACTTTTCAACGGGGCGCTGCGCTTCGTTTTGACTCTCTCCTCAGTGTAGTATCTCGGAGTGAGTTACTTCACATTTCTGGGGGGCCGGTCTACCGAACCGCGCTCAAAATCACTTGCACCAGGTCCGAAAACTGCCGATACCATCCGTGCCTTTCCGAGAAGGATCTCTGCATCACAGGCTACATTAGCCTTTTTCTGAGTGGATTAAAAAAATGGgttctcttcgtcttgcgCTCGTTGCCGTTCAGGCCTTTGTCGCTCTCGTAGTTATACAGTGCAAATCTTCCGCGTGTGACGAGATTACTTTTGAACCGGCGCAGAGCGGTTCCGCAATCTGCAAACCAAACGACCAGAAAAAAGGAATTGAGCTTACCCTCGAGCCCAAGGAAAAAAGCCTCTCTTTCAAGTGTGAGTCAGAAGCCGCCACCGTTCTCAAACCGGAAGATCCAAAAGACAATTTTTATAAAACCCATGAATGTGAAATTttggcgcctctcgcgtctgtgTGCGCCGGTACCACGTTAACATCCAAACCGGATGTAAATCCGACGACATACACATTGAATATGGGAGAAGGGGAACGAACGGAAGCAACCCTCTACTTCAGCTGCGAAAACAAAGCCGGGTTGCCAGGGGCAGTAGGGCCAGCTGCTCTTGTAGCCCGTGAAGCGCCAAGTACCCCAAATTGCATTGTCAAGGTTAACATCCAGCCAACATCGGATAAGGAACCTGAGCATCCACAAGCCGGAGATGGGCAAACCCTGAAAGTCGCCGAATGCAAAACAACGACTGTGACAGCGACTGCTTCCTCGGCatcgccgctcgccttcaaATGCGGGGCCGGCACATTGCTGCTGCCCGCGCAGCATGAAATGGTTTTTAACGGCAGGGATGGAGAGTGTGGTGCGGAGGTCGCCCTGAGAAGCCTCGTGGACGCGACGTTGCAGATACCGGCGGAAAATCAGGATTTCTACACACTCAGCGTCAACAAAGATCCGCTGCACAACACTACGGTGTGCTACAAGTGCGAAAAAACAgctggaggagaggcgcTACGCCATCGCAGCGTGCGAACGGACGCAGATGATAAGCTGCAGTGCCTCTTCAGGGTCGAGATTAAGGGCACTTCAGGCGCAGAGTCATCCACACATTTGACGGATGCCGGGGTGCTGTTCTTCATGGGGACACTCGGATTTGTCTTGCAGACTCTGGTCTAAGAGTTGCAAACCGTCAGCACGTAGTGTTTAGATCAGCGGAGTGGTGTACCGCAAGGATATGCGTTTCGGAGGTGCCATCAAAAGCGGGTCACACCGAAATCATGTTGAGAAATGATGATGCTCGGCATCAAGCCACCCCGCCGTGTGTCTCTGAGATTTTCTTGGAGTTATCCAACTTCGTGAGCACATTCGTTCTACTAGGTAGGCAAACAGGCTACCGGTGATAGCGCGCGGCTAGTCTCGTGTCTTGGTTTGCGTGTTTGCGGGTTCCCTACACCCCTCGAAAGAACGTCGCTGCATGTTGCCACACACTTGTGCGGCAGCCCACCCATTGAGCTGACTCACAGCTCTCCGTTGTCATGTTACGCAAATAGGGGTCCAGCGCTGTGGTGATATCGTCCACATGTTAAGGAAGTTACTACCTACCATCTAGTGATGTTGGATGCGAGTACTTCCACAGCGGAACGGTGTGCTGAAAAATTCCGTTCGGGCTCGATACGGAGCCGTTGTCGACTGACAGCGTAGGTCGACAGAAAGCTTGTCACCAGAAAAGCGAAAACCTCCCGTTTCGCGCGGCCCTAGAATTCTTGTTACGTATCTCTTATGTGTTACTTTTCGCTCAACTTCTTCCGCGTTCTCTCCAGAAAAGAATAACCAGAGGGATGCGGGCATTAATCATGCCAAGTTTGTCACAGAGTGTAGTTCGGCTGGTACATCGACAGCAAACCTTTGCTCGTAGAACATAGATGTCGGAGTTCAGGAACCGCATACTAGGCAAATGGCTCGTCGCCCAAAGAATGTCTCTTTAATCTGTCTGATCTCGCGTGCTTGACAGCTGTGCGGtctcgctgctgcacacCCAGCGCGCACCACGTCAACAAGACACTATAGCCGCAAGACGCACGTCAGCTGAGGTACCAGGCTTGGTATATGCATTGTGCACTTCAATGACACCCTCGCTGGCATTGTTGTTGTGCATTCGCAGAGAAATATCCTGACGAGGTCTATTCCGAGTGCCTCTATTTTCTCGTGTCGATGCAGGAGgagagcggctgcgcagggGCGAGCTCGGTCGCTTGTCTTCGAAGCGGACGCCTTCGCTCTTGAGCAGCGGGGCTTGGTGCAGTGATGCATCCCAGGTTAGCCGCTGCACATTTAGTAGTATGTAAAAGCTCCCATGTTGCAAGTCCGCGCGCTTCCCTTGGTTCCGGTTTGTTATTCTACTGCCGAAAAATTCGGCAAAGTTCGTATTGCGGTCCAAGTGTAGTTGCCTCAAATCCGCTTGGGCACATCGGTCAAGTGACGCGCGTTCCGTCAGAGATGGCTCGCGTAGGCAGCTTGAGTTGGATGGCCCGGGTTGCCGGCAGCCTTTCGGTGGTGCTGGTCACTCTGTTTAATCACTCTTCTAACGCAGATAAATCTGGAGAGAGTGCTCTGCCACAGGTGACGAATGTGCCGGTATGTGACGAGCAACAACCCGCCAGTGCGGGACTGGTTTTGCACCTTCTGCCGGAACACCCGCATGTGTCCTTTAAGTGCACATCCACCGGAACTGCAGTGCTTGAACCAGAAGTTAACGAAGCGCAAGCGTACGTCAAACAAGAGTGCGTAAAGAAAGAATTGCTGACCAATTTGTGCCCTGGTGCGCAGCTGACCGAAGTCCCTGCCGGTCCAAAGAACTTACAAGAGATAAAAGCCTATCAGCTCGGCGCACCGCTTGACGGTCGACTCGACACGACGTTCTATTTCAAGTGCAAGATCACACAGAAGTCCGGGCAGGAAcgagggagcggcggaggggagacagaagagggTGGAGCGccagggggggggcaggggtAGGGGTTAGAGGAGACACAGGGCCGTCAACTCAGACTGTGAGTGAGTGCCTCGTAACAGTCAAGGTTACGCAAACCCCGAAAAAAGAGCAAGCTTCAGAGCAGCAGGGATCCGAGGAGCATGGAGAGCGCCCAAATGTGGAGCGACCGGTGGAGGTCACAGATTGCAACGCTGGTACCGTCGCTGCAGAACTATCGACAGACAAGTCTCTAAAATTCAGATGCCCAAATGACCAGAAGTTGGTGCCGACCTCGTCAGCCAGCGTTTACGACGACAGCGATGGGCAGTGTTCCAAGGAAGTTCAGCTTTCTTCCCTCGTGAAAGCCGCACTGAAACCGGCGAATCCTTCgtccgaggaggaagggaggAAGACGGTTTACGAACTAACCCTTGAAAGCCCTCCCATTCATGACGCGGCTCTATGCTACAAGTGCGTAAGTTCTGAGGCCAATTCCAAGCCGTCGCCGTCAACGCCCGTGTCTATgaggacagcagcagcggaggtGAAGGAATGCTCGCTGAAAGTGTCCGTGAAGGGAACACACCGACCAGCATCATCTGCATTCCGCGCATCGGAGTCCTCTCTTTGGCTGCTAGGGTCAGTGATGGTCTCGCTCGTTCTCTCTTCATTGTAAGGGCGGCACGCAGGTTGCCGTGCAGTGTTGCCTCCCATGTACATAGACGCACACAGGGAGCATTTGGTTGCCTCCAGTCACTCAGGAAAAAAAATGCAACCCGCACGCGGGGTTATGTATCGAGGTGGCTGGAAAATGTGAACGGATCTGCGTCTCAGACAGCAGACTGTCTCCATTGCTAAGGCTACGGCGTCCGAAGGGCCGGCCCTTCCGCAGTTggggtcggcgccgcggttGAACTGTTCACAGTCTCCTTGTGCGGAGATCCTCAGGCGAGTTCCCTAGCGAGTGTATTTCGTCTATATTACCTGTTATAGTTTGTTTACCACTGTATCTTCGCGGTCCTCACACCAATGCCGCCTTTAAAAACCGCGTTTGGACCAGGTACtgttcttctcttctctatTTAGTGGGTCGTGTGGGTGCTGTAGTATTTCAGCTGCTTCAGTTTTTTTTAGAATAGCCACTGTAACTAGCTTTTGTGGATTTTTTTTCCCGAGATTTCGAATTGGGCAGACTCCGGCGTTTCTACACGGTCGTTCAGGCCACAACTTGCCATGTCGGGTGTCGGCCTTGACTGCGCCAAATGCAGCGAAACAGCCCTTCACGATGATTCTCCCCGTTGCGAACCCGTCGTCATAGCGAAATGTGTCGGGATTAGCCTCGTGGCTCACGTTCCCAGTATCTCTTCTTTAGTGTGTCAGCGCTTTTTTCCCCAGTGTATCCACCCGGTTATATCTGAAAGCTCAGAATTGTAGTGATCGAGCATCCCTCGAAGCCGTGTACTCACTCAGGTGCTGCCGTCGGCGCAAAGTCGCAGATTCTTTCTAGCGATAACACCGTTGCGTGGTCCCCAGAACCACCAGCTTCGGCACAAGCTCAGCTGCAGGATGGTGATGAAAGCAACTTTTGGTACAACCCAGGGACGACAAAGGAAGCGAAAGCCGTCATGGAGATGGCATTCACGGCGACGCTCAGGAGGAGGAGCATGTAACACTCTGCATATCAGAGCCCACCACGGCAAACAAACCTTTCAGAATTGCACTTgcccttcgtcgccctcaaCAACcgtgccgccgcagcctcacCAATGAGAGCATCCACACAGTCTGTGTGTACACTCACTCTCCGCATGTAGTTTTCACACGGGATTGCTGTCAGTTACATAGGTGCCGCATAGACTACAACAAAGCAGCCCTCCTGTGCGAACACAATATCAGCGTCAGGCTTGCAGAAGCGGTGTTTCAGCAGAATTTCGGACTAGGGGTCGTCAGAGGCACCGTCATCAACGGGGCCCGCTGCTGGTTCAATCTTTGCTCGGAGTTCCAATTTTGGGCACCATCTTCGTTCACAGTCTACAGCCATACATTTCTTGCTCAGCCTAAAAGTGAGAGCACCCGCTGGAAGAACGGGTGGGTAACCCTGCATTCGCTCTTAGAAGATCCACAGTTGTGGTCGTCCGGTCGGTGGTGTAACCAGCTGCTGCACTACGTCATCTTCGTTCGGCCTCCTATCAAAGTCAAATGACAAAAAGTGCTGCAACACTACGAACTATGAGCCACTCACGCGTCTTTCAGCAGATGTGTTTTTCTACCAGGAAGGGCAGTTCTCGTCCGGCAGAAAGCTTTCTACCAGCAGCTCGCCTCATTGTTGGTGCATGGAGTGTTTAGGATGCGAGCGTGTGGCATGCTAAGCAGAATTCAAATGTATTGGCGCGAAAATTTGCTGTGACAACGTAGAATAGCTTGGAGAACATTTCGCGCTTCTGCCTATGCCACTGAGGCTCTCGCACAGACAATGACCAACAGTACTGGTGTAGTACATCCGCGTTTCCGTGTACATTCGCTGTTGCTCATTGATGGGGGGATTTCCGTAAACAGGGGGCTATCCGCCCTCCTGGCATATCTTTAACCTaaggctgcagcagccgctgtaACATTCCGACTGTCTGGAAATTAGAGAGAGAtgtctgcagaggaggcggcgctgtccCCCAACCATCTGCACCACCATATTTTCACGGAGCAATATGATATAACCGAATAGCAGGGAGTGTAGAACCCGTTATGTGATCCCCATTTTTCCAGTCCAGACCGGCCGTCCGGCCGTTTTGTGACAAACAGACCATTGCCTTCTACTAGCACGAAGAAACAGAGGAATGCAGTCTTGTTGTGGGCAGCAAGCGGTGGTCTCCACAGCGCCCGATTGAGGGACGTCCCGGAGCTGGTGAGAGCCGGGACGACATGATCCTGCAATTCAATTGCCTGCACAGGAGCTTGAGAACTTTTCGTCGCATAGACACGACGACAAGATTCATTAgctcgcagaggcgaaaaacAGTGAGGATGCACTCAAGACAACGAACCCTATGGGGCCACGGCTTCAGATGAAGCTTCACCAACAACGAAAGCCAAGTGGCAAGGACCTGGAACAGGCGACAGAGCCTATTGTTCTTACTGCTCTGTGTGGACGGCATTTGAAGGCACATTTGATACCTGAAGCAAATAAACGTACCATCTAGCTCTTTCCACGATTGCGGGCAGCATGACGATTAGTTCAACGCCCCTCCTAGGGCAGGTACGCGGCATCGCATGCGCTGGGCTGTGATCGCTTGCCTGCCACAAGACAACGCCGAGAAAACTGATACCAACGGGGCAAGCGAAAAGACACATCGTGTGCCACCCACGAAAACAACGGGACCACCTGACGCTTCAGCATCCCGGAAGAATGCTAGCGTTTCCACAAGCTAACCAATTGTGTTCAACCAGGCGGATACCTTACATATATCAGAGTGTCAGGGGGTATGCGTCAAATGCAAGCATGCGCTAGCAGGGCGCAACCAGTGCCCTTCAGTGTTTTCCAAGACTCCTGAACTTGGGCTGGCGGCGATAGTCCTCACCAGCTTTGCTCCTCAGTTCGAGTTTCCGCTCAAGCCCTTCTGCATTCCTTGACACCGTTTGTGTATTGCCAGGTTTCCGTCGCCACATTCACGTGGTGTAGTCAAACGAGAGATGATGCCGTGCCGGCGCGTAACGTGATTGCGCAAAATGATTGCTAGGTATCGTTTTTCCGTTCCGGTGGGTCTTTGCGCCACGCTGTTGCTGGTGTCTGTCCTTCAAGCCGGCGCTAGCGATGCGATATTTATACAGCCACTCCCCGGCGAAAAGAACATCTGCACCGCACCCGAGGGCGTAAAGGGAATCTTGCTGACCCTCAAGAAGACGGACACAAGCATTTCTTTTTCTTGTGAATCCACAGAAGACATGACGCTCTACCCACAGCTTCCAACTACCACGTTCTTCGTACAGGAAGATTGCAAGTTCGAGGATGACTTGCAAAACGTCTGCAAAGGTGCTGCCATCAAAAAACTGGAAGGAGCTGAGCAGCACACGTACATGCTCAGTATGCCGCTGCCGGGGCGTACATCACGTGACTTGTACTTCAGCTGTGGAAAGCGTCCTGCGGACGACGTGAGCAGTGCCAAGAGTGAACCTGCGCCAAAGTCTCCGAAAAAAAATTGCATTGTAAAAATCAAAGTCGAACCAACTGACGAGGAGGTCAGCAGTGGACCAGGTGGGCCGGAGCAGAACGACAATCATCTGGGCGATGAGCAAGGCTCCGGCATCACTGAATGCCGGAGCGGTAGCGTCACTGCGAGTCTGTCTGTGGAGAAGCCTCTTACCTTCGAATGCGGCGAGAGCTTGGTGCTT
This window harbors:
- a CDS encoding hypothetical protein (encoded by transcript BESB_033900), yielding MGSLRLALVAVQAFVALVVIQCKSSACDEITFEPAQSGSAICKPNDQKKGIELTLEPKEKSLSFKCESEAATVLKPEDPKDNFYKTHECEILAPLASVCAGTTLTSKPDVNPTTYTLNMGEGERTEATLYFSCENKAGLPGAVGPAALVAREAPSTPNCIVKVNIQPTSDKEPEHPQAGDGQTLKVAECKTTTVTATASSASPLAFKCGAGTLLLPAQHEMVFNGRDGECGAEVALRSLVDATLQIPAENQDFYTLSVNKDPLHNTTVCYKCEKTAGGEALRHRSVRTDADDKLQCLFRVEIKGTSGAESSTHLTDAGVLFFMGTLGFVLQTLV
- a CDS encoding hypothetical protein (encoded by transcript BESB_033910); this translates as MIARYRFSVPVGLCATLLLVSVLQAGASDAIFIQPLPGEKNICTAPEGVKGILLTLKKTDTSISFSCESTEDMTLYPQLPTTTFFVQEDCKFEDDLQNVCKGAAIKKLEGAEQHTYMLSMPLPGRTSRDLYFSCGKRPADDVSSAKSEPAPKSPKKNCIVKIKVEPTDEEVSSGPGGPEQNDNHLGDEQGSGITECRSGSVTASLSVEKPLTFECGESLVLEPKSTDDVFDDSDGECRIAVKLSSLLDAAMKKLNDKKEKYTLTASAAPLNHTALCYRCVFSEQAAKPPPSRSMRSGAEDKKECTLKVYVKGTSGAASLGASSWPAFAGAMGAFSLGLIIGWM